The DNA sequence AAACACCACggaaatacaaaaaatcGAGGAAAAAAATCGAATCACCCTTCTAGTACACTAAGCATGACTAAACTCAAATGTTGTAACATTATCAACTTGTTATCGTGGAATGTTAGTGGATGCAATGCAAACTTAGTTTGGTAAAGCAAATCTTGGCTGCAATTTTTTGTCGAAAAAGGTTGCATTTCTGTAGATTGGCTTTATGtgtttattgatgaattagaGGATCGAATAAGTACTTGTGTAGAGTTGCTTCAAAGTGATGACACgttcaatatcaattcagatgttgatgaaaaggaaaaagtaAATAGTTCCATTAATATATGTTGATGATCTTAAATGCAGAAATAGTAGTCCATTGAAACTGTCggtttaaaaaaaaatttgtagTAAATAACTCGACGCGCGAGGGAGAAATGTAATTGAGCCATGGCATTAGACTCAAATGTAAAACAGAAAGTTGTTTGGAAACATTCCAGGAATGTTGAGTGGGCTCAATAGAGTTTGATTAATGGTGTTGGTAGTAGATTGTTATATCACGCCAATACCCTCCACAGCTTGACAAGTGAACTCTTTATGTCCCATAACTACAAAACATTTTTACGTTTATTTTAACTCTTTGCAAGTTCTATCCGCATAAGATTTGCTGCTACTCAGCAACACTTATCCTCCTTATTGAAACCATCACAGCTTTAGATTCATCtctttaataatgatgtgGCGCGGCATTCAACAAATCCCTCTCCCTCTCGCCCCAGAAAAGTCGTGCGCGATTGTCAAAacgtcttttttttttaatttttaatttttctcAAACTCGATTATATCAATGAACGGGGGACTAGTAGAAGAAGGAAGTTCCCATTACTAACTACCTTATTCatatcattaatttataactATTCacacatacatatatatatatatatacctATATATTAACAACATCTAACATATGGCAAGGAGAAAAGCTCGTACATTTGAAGGATGCTGGACATGTAGATCAAGAAAAGTCAAATGTGATTTAACAAAACCTCAATGTAATCGATGcttaaaatcaaatcgGACATGTCAAGGTTATGAAATTAGATTAGGATGGTGTCAACCAATGATATATGATCATAATGATAGTACTACTAATGCtaatgattataaatttttaaataatgaagaatttgaaaaagatttagATAATTTCCAACGACGGAATGTTGAATTAGTGAAATATCCTAAACATATGAAATACGAAACTTAtgaacaattaaattatattttaaatcaatttgataatttagaaatgatgaataatgaagataataaaGAGAATGAGAATaccaatattgaaaaagaatttacTATTGGACCATTTAAATGTATTAAATggaaaaatatcaatataatgaatttaaagaaaacaactaataataaaatcatgAAAAAATCCTCGAAACTCAAATCTCAGATTAAACCACAGAATGATATTAATACTCTGAATAAAGCAACATCAAAGACAAAAGCAAAACATTCtacttcaattgataatgataataataaactaCCTAATACTACGagtaataaaataattaatggtaatattaatatttattcagatttattaaattttgcCAAATTAACTATTGTTGGTATAAAAGGTCctaaatatattataactgatcaaacaatttatcaTATATTTGAACCGGAATTTTTCCCTAATGTTGattctgatgatgattggttaattgatattaatgaatatcttgataaattatttcaacaacaacaactaaaaaGTAATTTATCATTGTCTGGAAAAGATAGTAGAGGTGATAGTGACGGTGGATTGATAATAACTTCattattacaaaaattattaaataattttattaatcgatgtaatgaaattttaaattttaatCGAATGggatttcaatttaattatattgatatttttataaTACCATTTATTCAACGAATTTTTGGggaattgatttgttgggatttgaatgatattaaatctactcaattaaatcaaaccttggtaataaataatgataatcaagaagaaccagaagaagaagaagaagaagatgatgatgataatgatgaaattggGGATAAgcatataaatataaatattgatgatgttttccgaaatattaaattgattattatttatttagttttatcattatcttcatttcaattatcaacaccaataaataatcaatttaatatggatgattatttattattaagtATTCATTTAAGAAAATTAGCTAtgaaaatgttgaattatCATCTTGATGAATCAGATACAATAATAGAACAACTTGAAGATTTACAGAAAAAAGATACTCATTTAAGAAAacataattataatttggtGGGAGATTATTCTtgttatatattattagcattaatattacaaattgaaattgatacatatttatcaatatttgaaaattatgaattaatttatgctattggtgattttataattgaaaaaaacaattttaaaTCGAAAATTTTTATGGttaagaagaaaaataaattgaatccattattgaatttattaattaatatatttaaaattaaatatattttttatgAAAGTACTCATTcgataaatttatttaattatcaaataaatcaacaagatgaagaaatcaattatcgagatttgaatgaaaattATGATTTAATAAGTACTTCAAGTTTAAgtgataatgaaattgaagatgaagaaggggaggaagaagaagaggaagaggaggaggaggaggaggaagatAAACGACAGATTAAAccaacaattaaaaatttgattatatcTAATGATTCAATAACTACAACATATGAACCAATGTCATATACTATTAGttttaataaagaaaattccAATGGTTGTAACAATACAAAAGATcaacagaaacagaaacaattaaagaaaGTTAAAACTAGcaataaaaacaacaacaacaacaacagcaacaacaacaataataataataataataataataataataacaatatcgATAACAAATTCATACctgatgataattttactaatgaattagatattaattatatttatttaatgtaTGGTATTcctaaatcattaattgatttattttatgaaattattcatttaaCTAAtcataaaaatattttccaaAGACGTAAAGTTTTCCCACGTAATTTTCCTAAAATTTGTGCTGAATTTgaagataaattaattaattggtcaattgaaaatgatctgaattggaaattgaCCATCACCCATcttaataacaacaatgaatcatttttggaattattacaattaaatattatttgtttccATCAAagtttaattatttattataatcaattattgaaaaaaaattgtaaattacaagattatcaagatttaattgataataatttaaataatttccaaaaattattatttcatcATAATAAACTATACTCACAACAACACGAAACAAATTTTCATCTTTTATTTAAACCATCAATGTggatattatttataattggATCAAGTACAATTAAACCAACTATACAATCTAAAATTAAATCTATTTGgcaatcaattgaaaatgattataaattCAATGGGTTAGCAAATTATTGGCGTTGTAAACAAATCTTATATGAAATTTGGAATCGACGGGAAATCGatcatcataataataaatctatGACAAACCAAGATAACAGGAGTGATACTAAAGCAAGCACTACTgttggtagtggtagtagtagtggtagtggtggtggtggtggtaatggtaGTGATGGTAATGGTGATGGAGATGATGACAACTTTGGGTTTATGACTATGATTAGAGAATATGGAATTGTATTAAACTTAGGATAATAATTAGAATAAGGTTATTTATTTGTCTAGACAGGAATAAATACGTGAATGGATGTTTATTACTGAATAAAATTACAAGGGCAAAGTCTTTTAGAAGTAGAACAGTTTGTATCTCTTATTATTGATTACTTTTGTAGCCCCCCTGATTAGAGTGATAAAATTTACATTTAGTACAAGAATGAGAATGGCCGACAAACCACTTataaaatgaatatttCTCAAAGGAAAGCTAGAACTATCTTGTAAGCAACCTTTGTGTATCAGTCCTGTTATGTTTTTCCGGAATTACGTTGagtggggggggggagaTGTAGAGTTAATCACACCACAACAACCGCCGCTCCCCCCCCTCTTAAAAGGCAATTACCAACCACCAACCTCGTAATGATCATCATTATTCATTTCGGaataattgaacaatttttttttaacagTATCAAAACGCCTCTAGATTAAAATATATGCAATCGCGCCGCATGTATAATTGAAAGTAAATCCGTCTCCTTCATCTTTTTTcccccccaaaaaaataaataatcctgataataatagttgcctcctttttcttctttcattGTGtgtatacttttttttttttggggggggCGGGACAggatgaaaaaaagaaaaaaaaaattggggggggggggggggcaGCACTGACTGGTTTGGTGGAGGAACGTTCTTCCCTAGTTTATCCGAAATGTGGAGTCAGATTCTTTTAAGATTAaaccacttttttttttatttattgaatggAGGCAAAACATAGAATGGTTTCTTTATAAGTATAGCATCTAACCAGAATATTCTCTATAATATTTACTAGATTTTTTAAAGATATGAACAACATTAGagtatattaataataataataataataataaatatctATATCTTGATAGAGTAAGATTTTAATGAACGTGTACTTTtggacaaaaaaaaaacaacaacaaaattttaCGAAATGATTCggaacaaatcaaaatcaggTCATGcttaattattaattaattattactTGGTTGGATCTTATATCTCCAtcaccacaaccaccaccaccaaaataattattacaaATGCTCAAAACCAGATTACTTAACAAATAACGATAATAAATCTTACCTAtctttttgattgttgtttacTATTTATGGAAGATTGGTCCACAAAATTGACCATTACCAACCAATTGTCATACGGATAAGtaggtaaaaaaaaaactaaactTATCGTTGTTATTTACAAACGTATAATCTATTAATTTGTAACCAGTAATGATAATAGCAAGTATTTTCAACTTCCGATCTCTTTGTTGtcagtagtagtagtagtagtagtaatataGGCTTATACTAGttctttgtttatttcTACAAGGTGGAGGTCATTCGGAAAATATAATCTATTAACACACAttactttactttactCCTTCACTACCATTATTGCTGgttctgttttttttttttttttctattctCCGGGGTTGACTAATTATCCAAATTCAATCCCTTCTTGTCTTTGCTTTGAATGGTCAGTTTTCatttatctttatctttgtatagaaaaaaaaaccttgTTAATGTTAGGTAATGCAAGTAAAAGTAATATCATGCAAGTATCTGCGTGACATAAAGGGAATTAGGCGGGTGGGTGGGAAACCAAATTCAGTTATTTGTGTTACATGAGTTAATTAATGCGAAGATAATTATGATTTTGACCCACAATATCACCACCACTGCTGCCACCAATAACCATACATTTAATATaaacttgaaatttgaaattatgaCTAAGAACAATAGAAAGATAAAggaataaagaaaaaaatacaaaacaaaacaaaacaaaggAACAAAGAAAGTAGGCAAATTTAGATACAATAGAATCAGGTGAAAGcaagtagtagtagtagtactactactactacaacaGACGGGAAATATAACTATGATTAGTTATTGTAACGAGGAAAAACATTAGAAAGACAATAGACGGAGTTATTGTGATTTTTTTAGTCTACATTAACAATGTTCTTTAGTTTTGGCTTAGAataaacattattattaaggATCATTTATCTCTTATTAGTATTGGGATAATGTTTACCAATGGTTTAGAAACCATCAtagaatataataattgtaataGAATTGGTAATAGAATTGGTAATAGAATTGGTAATAAGTTTTAGTATTAAATTCtcccaccaccaaaatatcCCATAAATTACGAGAAATGCAAAGGTCAACTCAAACTTTTTTGGACTCCATTACTTTTAAGTAGTAGCAAGGAAAaactcctcctcctcctaTTTGAAACGCACAATTTCATAAATCTTCCTACATTTACTTACTTATTTAACTACTTGAATACTTGCAGATTTTCTTggtttataatttttttttgtttttttgttttcatatCATCCATCAACCATCATCCAATAAAATGTTAAACGAAGAAAACCAGAAAAAATACTttgtattctttttctttattgcGTTTTGAGGTTGTATAGTTAggattatttattgttattgctAAGTAACTTTTTGCTTAATGTGGTTTATTGTGAAGGAAACCATTGATGGGGTGAAGCTtggagtttttttttttcccttcCTTCCACCCCGCCGCCTGTTCTTCGCCCCGCCTTCCTCGCTCCCCCATactttttggttttttttttttttttttttttttggttggttaTTTTATGGGGATGGGATGGGGTGCACGACGGGTGAATTGAGTAGTcatagtagtagtagtagtggaTAGGGGGCGTGTAATTACggagaaatttttttaggttttcttcttttttgtgTGACAGTGGATTGAATGAGTTGGAATTTTTCCCTTCTTGCTTCCCTTCTTGCTTCCAACTttcaactaaaaaaaattaaccaattgtttatttcatttcttttacttttttacttttacttttacttttactttttctccttcttcttcttcttttcatttgattaattaattgtgAATTTATATTACTTATCCacttatatttatatttatatttatatataatatcTATCTATTCATCCTCCAATCAAGTTTTTAAGCTCATATAAATTtgtcctttttttttttgcccATATATTTTTACTTTCAACCCCACACACTACACTACACACAATTTCCATAATTGACAATTCTTAATCTTCACCCtgattgttcttttttttttttcccttttttcCTCCTTCTCCTTCTCCTAATTCTtatgacaacaacaacaataaccaATCAAATACCTTCAATTAATACCATGCTAAGTAatgttaataataacaataataataataataccaccaccaccactactactactccATCGGCTAACAGTTCACAATCAactttaattaatcaagaacaacaacaacaacaacaacaacaccatcGGCAGCAAcagcaccagcaccagcatcatcatcatcaatccATGAATGGTGGATCTCCAACCAATAACAATCATTCTTCATCTACTGATCCTCCTCGGAAAAGATCAAAAGTATCTCGTGCTTGTGATCCTTGTcggaaaaagaaaattaaatgTAATGCTGAATATTCagaattggaaaagaaagTCACGAAAATATGTACTAGTTGTgccaaaaataaagaagTTTGTACATTTGATAGAACTCCTTTAAAACGAGGTCCTTCAAAAGGTTATATTCGAGatttagaagaaaaagCTGGTGATAGAATATCATTGTCtacttcatcatcatcatctaaatcaaatcatatAATATCTactaaaacaaatataCCATTCCCACCTTCTCATCAACATCCACAACATCCACAACAATCACCGTCAATTGCAATTATACCACCAAATCCTTccataaatcaatatccCCCTGGAAATACTCAACAATTACCTTTCCCACAAAATTCAACCAGTCATCGAGTAACAggatcaatatcaaatccctctaatagtaataatagcGGCAATTCACCTACAATTAAATTACCACCAATTGTAAATTATCCTTCGAAAAATTTACCTTCTCCACTGTTATctaaatttaattcatcaatatcagcATCGCAAACATCTAATCCTTCTAGTCCTAAATCTCAATTATCCAATATACCAggattattaaataatgatagtaacaacatcaacaacaacaacacccCTAATAATGTTGGTGGTTCAGAAAAAACTAATAGTCCACCAATTCAAGGACCATTTTGGAAAGTACCTTATGAAATGCCacaatcatcattatcaagaCGTTCATCCATTGGTAGTATAACTAGCactaatggtggtggtggtggctTGGTTGGTCAACCAATTGTTTTGAGACGACCATCAGTTGAATCTATTTCATCAGTTTCAACTAATGGATCAAGATTACCTTCAATTAGaccatcaatatcaaatgatTATACTAGTGATGCCGAATCAGAAGATTTTTATTCAGTTCAATCATTTCGACCTAGAAGtttatcaagaaattcTCAATCTTTATCACCAAGAAATTCAATTAGTTCAATGTCAAGTTTGAATGgaagaattaataaatctttaGGATTTAATTCGTCACCAATGATAGGATCACcatcacaacaacaagtacTACCACCTCAagtacaacaacaacagcaaccaATAATGACTAATTTTATTCCACCACAAGCACCAGTTTTTGCTTCATTTGGTGGAACAATGCcaaatcataatcataatcataatcatattCCATTAAATCCATTAGAtgtaaatttgaaattatattatgaaaaatttcatatGATTTTCCCAATTTTACCAAATGATTCAagaataatttataatattttaaataataaatctcAACCACCATGGGATTGGTTAATTGAAGTTTTCAATCATAGtcttaataatttaattaattttcaaCAAGTTGGTTTACAATCATCTATTGGAATATTTATAAGATTAATTCAATCATATCCATTTCCTAGTgaaactactactactactactattgttaatgataattcattgattttatttttcagtagtttaattatattaaGTTAtacaaatttaattaatggtGATCAATATAATCCAGGAATTAGTTttatatcatcaatatttaatgattataaaatttGTGAAAGATTTATCGATTATGTTAATaaagagaaaaataatactaGTGATGGCGATGGCGATgataatgttgatgatgatgatgatgttgtgattaaatattttattaaattatattattgtttgaatttaattgataatttgaatagTTTAACATTGGGaactaataaaaatttaaatgtgaattatcaaataattaaatttttaaataatcataaagataaatttcttcaaaataaatccactaatattaataataatgatgatggttatgggatgatgatgattaataattcaattttaaatcattgtgaaatatttgatcaattagTTGAAATgagaaataaatttatattcattaaCGATCCTAATACTAATactaatattgatattgacgaaattattaatattgattcaatatcaTCTACATctatatttaataataataataataataataataataataataataataataataataataataataataataatgatcaatttttaaaatatttccatcaattaattattgataaatataaaatatttaaaatcatttttcaatttatatctaaatcaattaattctaCTATTAATGGATctataattaataattcaattgaaattaaacaatttaatcaagaattatttaatttaattaaatcatctaatgataatatattaaattttGCCAATTTTATAAgtagcaacaacaacagcaacacTACCacctcatcatcatcatcatcctcaaaaattacaaatgcaaatttttcatggttaataattaataataatccaatattaaatttatctatttgtcaattatttaaatcaattaaattacataaattaattattgatcaattagtattattattatcattctttggatcatttaatattgaattagaaaaattaaataatcaattatctatatcatttaatttattaaatttaaatttacaaaatttaaaattaggTAATATGATTAAtcataatttaaaaattaaatttaatcaattatataaatttcaattcaacaacaacaacaacagtaacagtaacaacaaaacatctaataatgaagaaaatgaagaaaatgaagatattgatatggatattgataaagatAAGTTAAATCAATGGtatgatgaattaaatcatGTTATTGTACCATTTATAATTCAAGATTTTAAAGACGGTTGGATATAAGCATACAAACAAGACTCAAGAGTCAAGAGTCAAGAAggagttttgtttttttttttttgcattttaaaaaaatttatatcCCTATATATGCATGAATATGTATATtttgtaataatattacGTGCTTTTTTATGgatttcattttgttgtaatcatttgaaaattgaataacCTTACAAAAATATCTGtgtaatgataaaaatgatatATAGATTTATAtagatttatatataaaatacTTTACTCTTACTTATTCTTTTTAGCTAATGGTTAAATCTCTACTTACAATAATACAACTACCACCATCGCCATTGGTTTCAAACATTGTCAATCTCTTCATGTGATttcttccttccttcccCCCTACCTTCATCTtgtggtttttttttttttttttctaatcAATCTTGATTTGACCATAGATTAATCTAACAAATATTAAACTACTAATAAATCCAATTGATCCACAACAAAGGAAaactaataatgaaatcaCTGCTGAATAACCAGTATATAAAACTAATGAACTAAATCCACCAAATTTTTCTCCTCcagttaaaaaaaatgaatgaata is a window from the Candida dubliniensis CD36 chromosome 4, complete sequence genome containing:
- a CDS encoding uncharacterized protein (conserved hypothetical protein;~possibly fungus-specific); this translates as MTTTTITNQIPSINTMLSNVNNNNNNNNTTTTTTTTPSANSSQSTLINQEQQQQQQQHHRQQQHQHQHHHHQSMNGGSPTNNNHSSSTDPPRKRSKVSRACDPCRKKKIKCNAEYSELEKKVTKICTSCAKNKEVCTFDRTPLKRGPSKGYIRDLEEKAGDRISLSTSSSSSKSNHIISTKTNIPFPPSHQHPQHPQQSPSIAIIPPNPSINQYPPGNTQQLPFPQNSTSHRVTGSISNPSNSNNSGNSPTIKLPPIVNYPSKNLPSPSLSKFNSSISASQTSNPSSPKSQLSNIPGLLNNDSNNINNNNTPNNVGGSEKTNSPPIQGPFWKVPYEMPQSSLSRRSSIGSITSTNGGGGGLVGQPIVLRRPSVESISSVSTNGSRLPSIRPSISNDYTSDAESEDFYSVQSFRPRSLSRNSQSLSPRNSISSMSSLNGRINKSLGFNSSPMIGSPSQQQVLPPQVQQQQQPIMTNFIPPQAPVFASFGGTMPNHNHNHNHIPLNPLDVNLKLYYEKFHMIFPILPNDSRIIYNILNNKSQPPWDWLIEVFNHSLNNLINFQQVGLQSSIGIFIRLIQSYPFPSETTTTTTIVNDNSLILFFSSLIILSYTNLINGDQYNPGISFISSIFNDYKICERFIDYVNKEKNNTSDGDGDDNVDDDDDVVIKYFIKLYYCLNLIDNLNSLTLGTNKNLNVNYQIIKFLNNHKDKFLQNKSTNINNNDDGYGMMMINNSILNHCEIFDQLVEMRNKFIFINDPNTNTNIDIDEIINIDSISSTSIFNNNNNNNNNNNNNNNNNNNNNNDQFLKYFHQLIIDKYKIFKIIFQFISKSINSTINGSIINNSIEIKQFNQELFNLIKSSNDNILNFANFISSNNNSNTTTSSSSSSSKITNANFSWLIINNNPILNLSICQLFKSIKLHKLIIDQLVLLLSFFGSFNIELEKLNNQLSISFNLLNLNLQNLKLGNMINHNLKIKFNQLYKFQFNNNNNSNSNNKTSNNEENEENEDIDMDIDKDKLNQWYDELNHVIVPFIIQDFKDGWI
- a CDS encoding arginine metabolism regulatory protein, putative (Similar to S. cerevisiae ARG81 (ARGR2);~In S. cerevisiae: zinc-finger transcription factor of the Zn(2)-Cys(6) binuclear cluster domain type, involved in the regulation of arginine-responsive genes), with product MARRKARTFEGCWTCRSRKVKCDLTKPQCNRCLKSNRTCQGYEIRLGWCQPMIYDHNDSTTNANDYKFLNNEEFEKDLDNFQRRNVELVKYPKHMKYETYEQLNYILNQFDNLEMMNNEDNKENENTNIEKEFTIGPFKCIKWKNINIMNLKKTTNNKIMKKSSKLKSQIKPQNDINTSNKATSKTKAKHSTSIDNDNNKLPNTTSNKIINGNINIYSDLLNFAKLTIVGIKGPKYIITDQTIYHIFEPEFFPNVDSDDDWLIDINEYLDKLFQQQQLKSNLSLSGKDSRGDSDGGLIITSLLQKLLNNFINRCNEILNFNRMGFQFNYIDIFIIPFIQRIFGELICWDLNDIKSTQLNQTLVINNDNQEEPEEEEEEDDDDNDEIGDKHININIDDVFRNIKLIIIYLVLSLSSFQLSTPINNQFNMDDYLLLSIHLRKLAMKMLNYHLDESDTIIEQLEDLQKKDTHLRKHNYNLVGDYSCYILLALILQIEIDTYLSIFENYELIYAIGDFIIEKNNFKSKIFMVKKKNKLNPLLNLLINIFKIKYIFYESTHSINLFNYQINQQDEEINYRDLNENYDLISTSSLSDNEIEDEEGEEEEEEEEEEEEEDKRQIKPTIKNLIISNDSITTTYEPMSYTISFNKENSNGCNNTKDQQKQKQLKKVKTSNKNNNNNNSNNNNNNNNNNNNNNNIDNKFIPDDNFTNELDINYIYLMYGIPKSLIDLFYEIIHLTNHKNIFQRRKVFPRNFPKICAEFEDKLINWSIENDSNWKLTITHLNNNNESFLELLQLNIICFHQSLIIYYNQLLKKNCKLQDYQDLIDNNLNNFQKLLFHHNKLYSQQHETNFHLLFKPSMWILFIIGSSTIKPTIQSKIKSIWQSIENDYKFNGLANYWRCKQILYEIWNRREIDHHNNKSMTNQDNRSDTKASTTVGSGSSSGSGGGGGNGSDGNGDGDDDNFGFMTMIREYGIVLNLG